In the genome of Methanobrevibacter thaueri, one region contains:
- a CDS encoding DUF3344 domain-containing protein → MKKYSLLLIFIFFMMISLSCVVAQDSVNTNDTFQNIDDMAVTEEIDNSKDYYIGLSENDNSSINSNIITDDISSSDEPSSKNTLSSDSSSEKQTQGSAVSVSKISTEYPADYICFPGTFNVLTVTINSDVEDNFTIKLLADNQVVDSLDVQLTAGNQKFKLNDPTIRPIDETTVRGADNKKVNYTVQIYQMDTLITQNSIIADVMYNGYLGKDYAYPKSESWDWSYSTSVKGDVVFYSFNSNTYSGASTGSRSESFNLRLSGGKITESYLYILYNWDHTPDDLNNRFPLLDVSFNNVDISDRLLWSSLDLANMGSTWGALKYGLLGYNITDLTRPDKQNTIVVNRGCSTALYSSSVVTLYEKPGASYKNVYFGNGMDLLYNDYNDGNRPIKADSKVDISMDKVTEAMWYVFAGSAHSRDANLVFNNHTFENVYDGNSETMDMYQANVTSIIKESNNISFVATTTTVVAFHQLLVTTLEDTKVTVSKIATEYSNTAYAGTNNVITASINANYDGNYIVKLLADGNIVSTQTMKLKDSLNEISLIDPTVRVIDESTLAGAINNHVTYTVEVYDENVLLAKSNITVPIRYNGYLNKDFAYPTDDLEFNLNTTVTGNVLIDVLGADAYFGSDELAANKSYEFTLNLPKNSVFVNGLLYISYNYDKTPAGFPVFNMTFNNVDISNRIVGKYRDKTNLGSYGLSWYGVIIYDVSDLIKDGSNSLDLIKVNGTYAALYPPALIGLYNESDGNLKNIYIKNGADILSKTSYNKADRSVNITDNINVNIDKLKSAKWYVFAANAKDNLADLTFNDNVYSNVWSGDNAHSLQYFSSDVTSLIKGSNTVGFISTGGGILALQQILVVEKSKPKVVLTAKDVTMLYTSNQYYSVKVTQDGKALAGKTVKFTVNGKVVSANTDKNGVAKVKLSLNPGKYTVSASYDGIKVTNNVKVNSIIKASNKKVKKSAKKLKIKVSLKKVNGKYLKGKTLKLKINGKTLKAKTNKKGVATFTIKKNILKKLKAGKKYTYKVTYSKDTVSKKLTVKK, encoded by the coding sequence ATGAAAAAATATTCTCTTTTATTGATTTTCATATTTTTCATGATGATTTCTCTTAGTTGCGTTGTGGCTCAGGATTCAGTGAATACTAATGACACTTTTCAAAATATTGATGATATGGCAGTAACTGAAGAGATAGATAATTCAAAAGATTATTATATTGGTTTATCTGAAAATGATAATTCATCAATTAATTCTAATATTATAACTGATGATATTTCCTCATCAGATGAACCGTCCAGTAAAAATACATTAAGTTCAGATTCATCTAGTGAAAAGCAAACTCAGGGTTCAGCAGTATCTGTTAGTAAGATAAGTACAGAATATCCTGCTGACTATATCTGTTTTCCGGGAACATTTAATGTATTGACAGTAACAATCAACTCTGATGTTGAAGATAATTTTACTATTAAGCTGTTAGCGGATAATCAGGTAGTTGATTCATTAGATGTTCAGTTAACTGCAGGCAATCAAAAGTTCAAATTAAATGATCCTACAATTAGGCCAATTGATGAAACTACTGTAAGGGGTGCAGATAATAAAAAAGTCAATTATACAGTTCAGATTTATCAGATGGATACATTAATCACACAAAATTCAATCATCGCTGATGTTATGTATAACGGATATTTGGGTAAGGATTATGCATATCCAAAATCCGAATCATGGGATTGGTCTTACTCTACATCAGTTAAGGGTGATGTGGTTTTCTATAGTTTCAACTCAAATACTTATAGCGGAGCATCTACAGGTTCAAGAAGCGAATCATTTAATCTCAGATTGAGTGGGGGAAAAATAACAGAATCATATTTATACATTCTGTATAACTGGGATCACACTCCGGATGATTTGAATAATCGTTTTCCACTATTGGATGTATCTTTCAATAATGTGGATATTTCAGATAGGCTCCTTTGGTCTTCCCTTGATTTAGCCAATATGGGTTCTACATGGGGTGCATTAAAATATGGTTTGCTAGGATATAATATTACAGATTTAACTAGACCTGATAAACAGAATACAATTGTTGTAAATAGAGGATGTTCAACTGCACTATATTCAAGTTCTGTTGTGACATTGTATGAAAAACCAGGAGCATCTTATAAAAATGTCTACTTTGGAAATGGTATGGATTTATTATATAATGACTATAATGACGGAAACAGACCAATTAAAGCAGATAGTAAAGTAGATATTTCAATGGATAAGGTCACTGAAGCAATGTGGTATGTTTTTGCAGGAAGTGCTCATTCACGTGATGCCAATTTGGTATTTAACAATCATACTTTTGAAAATGTTTATGACGGTAACAGTGAAACAATGGATATGTATCAAGCAAATGTAACTTCAATTATCAAGGAATCAAATAATATTAGTTTTGTTGCAACAACCACTACTGTTGTTGCATTTCATCAACTTCTTGTAACAACATTGGAAGATACAAAGGTTACCGTTTCAAAAATTGCCACAGAGTATTCAAATACTGCATATGCAGGAACCAATAATGTAATTACAGCATCAATAAATGCTAATTATGATGGTAATTATATTGTTAAATTATTGGCAGATGGAAATATCGTCTCAACTCAAACTATGAAATTAAAGGATTCATTAAACGAAATCAGTTTAATTGACCCAACAGTTAGAGTTATTGATGAGTCCACCTTAGCCGGTGCAATAAATAATCATGTAACCTATACTGTTGAAGTTTATGATGAGAATGTTTTACTTGCAAAAAGCAATATTACCGTTCCTATCAGGTATAACGGTTATTTAAACAAGGATTTTGCTTATCCAACTGATGATTTAGAATTCAATTTGAATACAACAGTAACAGGCAATGTTTTAATCGATGTTTTAGGTGCTGATGCATATTTCGGAAGTGATGAGCTTGCAGCCAATAAATCTTATGAGTTTACTTTAAATTTACCAAAAAATTCTGTTTTTGTAAATGGCCTATTGTATATTTCATATAATTATGATAAAACTCCGGCAGGTTTTCCGGTTTTCAACATGACTTTTAATAATGTTGATATTTCTAACCGTATTGTCGGTAAATATAGGGATAAGACAAACTTAGGTTCTTATGGCTTGTCCTGGTATGGAGTTATAATTTATGATGTTTCAGATTTAATTAAGGACGGATCTAATTCTCTTGACTTAATTAAAGTGAACGGCACTTACGCTGCACTCTATCCTCCGGCATTAATTGGATTATATAATGAAAGTGATGGCAATTTAAAAAATATTTATATTAAAAACGGTGCTGATATATTATCCAAAACAAGTTATAACAAAGCGGATAGGTCTGTAAACATTACTGATAATATTAATGTTAACATAGACAAACTTAAATCTGCCAAATGGTATGTCTTTGCAGCTAACGCTAAAGATAATCTAGCTGATTTGACTTTTAATGATAATGTTTACAGTAACGTTTGGAGTGGGGATAATGCCCATTCTCTTCAGTATTTCAGTAGTGATGTGACTAGTTTGATTAAAGGTTCAAACACTGTCGGTTTTATTTCTACCGGAGGGGGAATTTTAGCTTTACAGCAAATTTTAGTTGTAGAAAAATCAAAACCTAAAGTAGTTTTAACAGCAAAGGATGTTACTATGCTTTATACCAGTAATCAATATTACTCTGTTAAAGTTACTCAGGATGGTAAAGCATTAGCTGGTAAAACTGTTAAATTTACTGTTAATGGTAAAGTTGTTTCTGCAAATACTGATAAAAATGGTGTTGCTAAGGTTAAACTTAGTTTAAACCCAGGCAAATACACTGTCAGCGCATCTTACGATGGCATTAAAGTAACAAATAATGTCAAAGTTAACAGCATTATTAAAGCTTCCAACAAAAAAGTCAAAAAATCTGCTAAAAAGCTCAAAATTAAAGTTTCCCTTAAAAAAGTCAACGGAAAGTACCTCAAAGGCAAAACACTTAAACTTAAAATCAATGGAAAAACTTTAAAAGCTAAAACCAATAAAAAAGGTGTGGCAACATTCACCATTAAGAAAAACATTCTTAAAAAACTTAAAGCAGGCAAAAAATACACATACAAAGTCACATACAGTAAAGACACAGTAAGCAAAAAATTAACCGTAAAAAAATAG